The following proteins are encoded in a genomic region of Roseisolibacter agri:
- a CDS encoding polymer-forming cytoskeletal protein, giving the protein MSEGLAAALLLLAFVAWMLLPLIPALLELLRPTDATPLAMVGQDAGELTYFADRFRGYLQEQLARSADASTAATGRFADGTSWVRMPLAEHGSAAARVDAVVLADPDTWLPSDGVYTMELFARGDLTCGARTVVRALLADGACELGDGSDVLRWVHAEGVLRAGVDATLHGRATSHEAIELRPGVRFARLRAPRIASEGASGLEPLPPLPAEEHTALTPFVPTGATRLGDGYLRVDGSLVVPPCSLVRANLIVRGDLRLEAGSRVQGAVKAHGSVTVGRDVVVDGAVVAQREVHVDAGARLLGVVIAEGAVELAARVQVGCPDRPATIAAPRVRLAPGVTVHGAINTADGAVEAPGTRAATRRQTAA; this is encoded by the coding sequence GTGAGCGAGGGACTGGCCGCCGCCCTGCTGCTGCTCGCATTCGTCGCGTGGATGCTGCTGCCGCTCATCCCGGCGCTGCTGGAGCTGCTGCGCCCCACCGACGCGACGCCGCTGGCGATGGTCGGCCAGGATGCGGGAGAGCTGACCTACTTCGCTGACCGGTTCCGCGGCTACCTGCAGGAGCAGCTCGCGCGCTCCGCCGACGCGTCGACCGCGGCCACGGGGCGCTTCGCCGACGGCACGTCGTGGGTGCGGATGCCGCTCGCCGAGCACGGGTCGGCGGCCGCGCGCGTCGACGCGGTCGTGCTGGCGGATCCGGACACGTGGCTGCCGTCCGACGGCGTGTACACGATGGAGCTGTTCGCGCGCGGCGACCTGACCTGCGGCGCGCGGACGGTCGTGCGCGCGCTGCTCGCCGACGGTGCGTGCGAGCTCGGAGACGGCTCGGACGTGCTGCGGTGGGTGCACGCCGAGGGAGTGTTGCGTGCGGGTGTGGACGCGACGCTGCATGGTCGGGCGACGTCGCACGAGGCGATCGAGCTCCGCCCGGGTGTGCGCTTCGCGCGCCTACGTGCGCCGCGCATCGCCTCGGAGGGTGCTTCGGGCCTGGAGCCGTTGCCGCCGCTGCCGGCGGAGGAGCACACGGCGCTCACGCCCTTCGTGCCGACGGGTGCAACGCGCCTGGGCGACGGCTACCTGCGCGTGGATGGCTCGCTCGTCGTGCCGCCCTGTTCCCTGGTGCGCGCGAACCTGATCGTCCGCGGCGACCTCCGTCTGGAGGCGGGCAGCCGCGTGCAGGGCGCGGTGAAGGCGCACGGCTCGGTGACGGTCGGGCGCGACGTCGTGGTGGACGGCGCGGTGGTCGCGCAGCGCGAGGTGCACGTGGACGCCGGCGCGCGGCTGCTGGGCGTGGTGATCGCGGAGGGTGCGGTGGAGCTGGCGGCACGCGTGCAGGTGGGCTGCCCCGACCGGCCGGCGACCATCGCGGCGCCGCGCGTGCGGCTCGCACCGGGCGTCACCGTGCACGGCGCCATCAACACGGCGGACGGCGCGGTGGAGGCCCCCGGGACGCGTGCGGCGACGCGGCGCCAGACCGCGGCCTGA
- a CDS encoding glycosyltransferase family 2 protein yields MIVRAASFGLFVCLMVLAVYTVRHYLFTLNRLFGRHRQPYIDIAFADWPVLTVLVPAHNEERVIGHALDALLASEYPADRFVVVPIDDRSTDGTWPILEDYAARFPGRVLPRRRTTGSMPGKAAGLEEVSREAGGDVHIVFDADYVPGPRLLRQLAAPFLDPEVGAVMGRVVPLNVGDALLPRLLDLERSAGYQVDQQARMNLGLVPQYGGTVGGVRVAALRQVGGWRTDTLAEDTDMTLRLVLEGWSVVYQNRSECYEEVPESWPARERQIRRWASGHTQAFARYAGRLLRNPSRLPWWTVVDGLLLLGVYLVPVVMLLGWVCTLLLFYAGHPPGYLPLAFLVVSSFNTIGNFAAFFEVAAAVRLDGSRHRVRLLPLLFMGFLVSFAASLRATFSRGSWRRRHGPIQWDKTERYRDPSADLATLLASTRDASPAGPRVDEIPAGVPDLGGVPS; encoded by the coding sequence GTGATCGTCCGCGCGGCGTCGTTCGGGCTGTTCGTCTGCCTCATGGTGCTCGCGGTCTACACCGTGCGGCACTACCTCTTCACGCTCAATCGTCTCTTCGGCCGCCACCGGCAGCCGTACATCGACATCGCGTTCGCGGACTGGCCCGTGCTCACGGTGCTGGTCCCGGCGCACAACGAGGAGCGCGTCATCGGGCACGCGCTCGACGCGCTGCTCGCCTCGGAGTACCCGGCCGATCGCTTCGTCGTCGTGCCGATCGACGATCGGTCGACGGACGGCACGTGGCCGATCCTCGAGGACTACGCCGCGCGCTTTCCGGGGCGCGTGCTGCCGCGGCGGCGCACGACCGGCAGCATGCCCGGGAAGGCCGCCGGGCTGGAGGAGGTCAGCCGCGAGGCCGGCGGCGACGTGCACATCGTCTTCGACGCGGACTACGTGCCCGGCCCGCGCCTGCTGCGGCAGCTCGCCGCGCCCTTCCTCGATCCCGAGGTGGGCGCGGTGATGGGGCGCGTGGTGCCGCTCAACGTCGGCGACGCGCTGCTGCCACGGCTTCTCGACCTGGAGCGCTCCGCGGGCTACCAGGTGGACCAGCAGGCACGCATGAACCTCGGCCTGGTGCCGCAGTACGGCGGTACGGTCGGCGGCGTGCGCGTGGCCGCCCTGCGACAGGTCGGCGGATGGCGCACCGACACGCTGGCCGAGGACACGGACATGACGCTGCGCCTCGTGCTCGAAGGGTGGAGCGTCGTCTACCAGAACCGCTCGGAGTGCTACGAGGAGGTGCCCGAGTCGTGGCCGGCGCGCGAGCGGCAGATCCGCCGCTGGGCGAGTGGGCACACGCAGGCCTTCGCGCGCTACGCGGGTCGCCTGCTGCGCAATCCGAGCCGCCTGCCGTGGTGGACGGTCGTCGATGGCCTGCTGCTGCTCGGCGTGTACCTCGTGCCCGTCGTGATGCTGCTCGGCTGGGTGTGCACGCTGCTGCTCTTCTACGCCGGCCATCCGCCGGGCTACCTGCCGCTCGCGTTCCTCGTCGTCTCGTCGTTCAACACCATCGGCAACTTCGCCGCCTTCTTCGAGGTGGCGGCCGCGGTGCGACTCGACGGCTCGCGCCATCGCGTGCGCCTGCTGCCACTGCTGTTCATGGGCTTCCTCGTCAGCTTCGCGGCGTCGCTGCGTGCGACGTTCTCGCGCGGCTCGTGGCGTCGGCGGCACGGGCCCATCCAGTGGGACAAGACGGAGCGCTATCGCGATCCGTCCGCCGACCTCGCGACGCTGCTCGCGAGCACGCGGGACGCATCGCCGGCCGGGCCGCGCGTGGACGAGATCCCGGCTGGCGTGCCCGATCTCGGCGGGGTGCCGTCGTGA
- a CDS encoding YaiO family outer membrane beta-barrel protein, with the protein MSAHIPRAAAFVLAATTLVARPAHLAAQSDVRAPGALPARERSLEVGGFAHAVTGGFGGWQGGYVRALTPAGRRDQLAFDLVAQRAFRDEGQYAALSLRHELTPSLFVVASGGAGSGRFALPQARADILVGRALGARRAVVVGVGASYVDAQALYADRAAVATVAWYASPNVVAELAGRVNASTPGDVRSFRIAPSLTRLLNGGRQALTLRADVGTEAYQLLAGASPVARDFGSTLVAAGLRHRASEAWGASLQAESYHNPYYTRTGVRVGALRFW; encoded by the coding sequence GTGAGCGCGCACATCCCTCGAGCGGCGGCCTTCGTCCTCGCCGCCACGACGCTGGTCGCGCGTCCCGCGCACCTCGCCGCGCAGTCCGACGTGCGCGCGCCGGGAGCGCTCCCGGCGCGCGAGCGCTCGCTGGAGGTGGGTGGCTTCGCGCATGCCGTGACTGGCGGCTTCGGCGGCTGGCAGGGCGGCTACGTGCGTGCCCTGACGCCCGCCGGCCGCCGCGACCAGCTGGCGTTCGACCTCGTCGCGCAGCGCGCGTTCCGCGATGAGGGGCAGTACGCGGCGCTCTCCCTGCGCCACGAGCTCACGCCGTCGCTCTTCGTCGTCGCGTCGGGTGGCGCCGGGTCCGGCCGCTTCGCGCTGCCGCAGGCGCGCGCCGACATCCTCGTCGGCCGCGCGCTGGGCGCGCGGCGCGCGGTGGTAGTGGGCGTCGGCGCCAGCTACGTCGACGCCCAGGCGCTGTACGCCGACCGCGCCGCGGTCGCCACCGTCGCGTGGTATGCATCGCCGAACGTGGTCGCGGAGCTCGCTGGACGCGTGAATGCCAGCACGCCGGGCGACGTGCGGTCGTTCCGCATCGCGCCGTCGCTGACGCGGCTGCTCAACGGCGGTCGTCAGGCGCTGACGCTGCGCGCCGACGTCGGCACCGAGGCGTACCAGCTGCTGGCCGGTGCGTCGCCGGTCGCGCGCGACTTCGGGAGCACGCTCGTCGCCGCCGGCCTCCGCCACCGCGCGTCGGAGGCGTGGGGCGCGTCGCTGCAGGCCGAGTCGTACCACAATCCGTACTACACGAGGACCGGTGTCCGTGTCGGCGCGCTCCGCTTCTGGTGA
- the rpsG gene encoding 30S ribosomal protein S7: MSRRKSAVKRPVLADARYDSQTVSKFINSLMYQGKKSTAERIFYGAMDLVEARTSQPGVNVFKQALANLKPVVEVKSRRVGGATYQVPVEVRPERRNALAMRWLISYSRDRNEKSMPEKLAAEVIAASRGEGNAVKKKEDTHRMAEANKAFAHYRW; encoded by the coding sequence GTGAGCCGCCGCAAGAGCGCCGTGAAGCGTCCCGTCCTGGCGGACGCCCGGTACGACAGCCAGACCGTCTCGAAGTTCATCAACTCCCTGATGTACCAGGGGAAGAAGTCCACCGCCGAGCGCATCTTCTACGGCGCGATGGACCTCGTCGAGGCGCGCACCAGCCAGCCCGGCGTGAACGTCTTCAAGCAGGCGCTCGCCAACCTCAAGCCGGTGGTCGAGGTCAAGAGCCGCCGCGTCGGCGGCGCGACCTACCAGGTCCCCGTCGAGGTGCGCCCGGAGCGCCGCAACGCGCTCGCGATGCGCTGGCTGATCTCCTACTCGCGCGACCGCAACGAGAAGTCGATGCCCGAGAAGCTGGCGGCCGAGGTGATCGCGGCCTCGCGCGGCGAGGGCAACGCGGTCAAGAAGAAGGAGGACACGCACCGCATGGCCGAGGCGAACAAGGCCTTCGCGCACTACCGCTGGTGA
- the rpoC gene encoding DNA-directed RNA polymerase subunit beta', which translates to MIDFRSTRETRASAFDYISVRIASPEEIRGPKDPKERERLEMAGLRTWWSWGEVLKPETINYRSFKPEKDGLFCERIFGPVKDWECHCGKYKRIRYRGVICDRCGVEVTLSKVRRERMGHIELAVPVAHIWFFKTLPSPMGNLLDLTLRDLEKVIYYSNYVVVDPGNQDVRVNQLLDEDEYLALRQKSREEGDSAFLADIGAPAVRELLKRLDVDKLADELRAAVVTENSQHRKKQQLKRLKIVDAFRNSGQGGEIRNRPEWMILDVIPVIPPDLRPLVPLDGGRFATSDLNDLYRRVINRNNRLMKLIMHRAPEVILRNEKRMLQEAVDALFDNGRRSKAIRGRGKRPLKSLSDMLKGKQGRFRQNLLGKRVDYSGRSVIVVGPELRLHQCGLPKAMALELFKPFIIHKLVDKGIAETVKRAKKIVERESPEVYEILEEIIKDHPVLLNRAPTLHRLGIQAFEPVLVEGKAIRIHPLVCAAFNADFDGDQMAVHVPLSFEAQTEARVLMLSSNNVLKPSDGRPVAEPSQDIVLGCYFATKAPADFDTYLKDPVKARALKAFGTVGEVEMAMALGRLKYASVIRFMMDDEGGRRWEPTTAGRVLFNAIIPSALPFQNRDMKKKALGELVFQSYRRAGLAETVQFLDRLKAFGFANSTRGGVSIGIEDLHIPAEKEVLLREAEERVERFQRAYSTGNITNGERYNKVIDTWTHANTDIADAMVKSLRQDKGGFNPVFMMFDSGARGSRDQIRQLAGMRGLMAKPQKKLTGGIGEIIENPIKSNFREGLSVLEYFSSTHGARKGLADTALKTADAGYLTRRLVDVAQDVTITEEDCGTIMGLEVAALKEGEDIIEALSERIVGNVAAEEVYDPQMTDESGRPRLLAEAGQLLDEDTAHEIEEAGIETIRIRSVLTCEAKRGLCRMCYGRNLATMAMVDLGEAVGIIAAQSIGEPGTQLTLRTFHIGGTASRIAEQTARKSKVAGTIEFGDRLVFVKNPEGQRIVTSYEGEIIIRTSNDPNAAVGARLQVPLGAILMVEDKQPVTRDEVIFSWDPYSNPIIADVSGTIRFVDLVEDETVSEELDELTGLRQRAVIEDREKKLHPHIEIWQDVGGKEKRVRDFVIPVGAVLTVDDGEQISAGTIMAKISREAYKTRDITGGLPRVAELFEARKPKDPATISEIDGVVRFGDIKRGKREIYVHPIEANGATIEGAEAHLYEVASGKHLRVHEGDRVRAGDRLSEGPVNPHDILRIKGPRAVQEYLLNEVQEVYRLQGVKINDKHIGVIVRQMLQKIRIVESGQTEFLEAEHVDKGTFREVNEQSKTEGLEPATSEPLLLGITKASLTTQSFVSAASFQETTRVLTDAAIRGAKDDLLGLKENIIIGHLIPAGTGMYRYNDIDVESGSLPELPAEVGAPADGAGMLDALGLPSFAAEKD; encoded by the coding sequence ATGATCGACTTCCGCTCGACGCGCGAGACGCGCGCCTCGGCGTTCGACTACATCTCGGTCCGCATCGCCTCGCCGGAGGAGATCCGCGGCCCCAAGGACCCCAAGGAGCGCGAGCGGCTGGAGATGGCCGGCCTGCGCACCTGGTGGTCGTGGGGCGAGGTCCTCAAGCCGGAGACGATCAACTACCGGTCGTTCAAGCCGGAGAAGGATGGGCTCTTCTGCGAGCGCATCTTCGGCCCGGTGAAGGACTGGGAGTGCCACTGCGGCAAGTACAAGCGCATCCGCTACCGCGGGGTCATCTGCGACCGCTGCGGCGTGGAGGTCACGCTCTCGAAGGTCCGGCGCGAGCGCATGGGCCACATCGAGCTGGCCGTGCCGGTGGCGCACATCTGGTTCTTCAAGACCCTGCCCAGCCCCATGGGCAACCTCCTCGACCTCACGCTCCGTGATCTCGAGAAGGTCATCTACTACTCGAACTACGTCGTCGTCGACCCGGGCAACCAGGACGTCCGGGTCAACCAGCTGCTGGACGAGGACGAGTACCTCGCGCTGCGCCAGAAGTCGCGCGAGGAGGGCGACAGCGCCTTCCTCGCCGACATCGGCGCGCCCGCGGTGCGCGAGCTCCTCAAGCGCCTGGACGTCGACAAGCTGGCCGACGAGCTGCGCGCGGCGGTGGTGACGGAGAACAGCCAGCACCGCAAGAAGCAGCAGCTCAAGCGCCTCAAGATCGTCGACGCGTTCCGGAACTCGGGGCAGGGCGGGGAGATCCGCAACCGCCCGGAGTGGATGATCCTGGACGTCATCCCGGTCATCCCGCCCGACCTGCGGCCGCTCGTGCCGCTCGACGGCGGGCGCTTCGCGACGTCCGACCTCAACGACCTGTACCGCCGCGTCATCAACCGCAACAACCGGTTGATGAAGCTCATCATGCACCGTGCGCCGGAGGTCATCCTCCGCAACGAGAAGCGCATGCTGCAGGAGGCGGTCGACGCGCTGTTCGACAACGGCCGTCGCTCGAAGGCGATCCGCGGCCGCGGCAAGCGTCCGCTCAAGTCGCTGTCGGACATGCTGAAGGGCAAGCAGGGCCGGTTCCGTCAGAACCTGCTCGGCAAGCGCGTGGACTACTCGGGCCGTTCGGTCATCGTCGTCGGCCCGGAGCTCCGCCTGCACCAGTGCGGCCTGCCAAAGGCGATGGCGCTGGAGCTGTTCAAGCCCTTCATCATCCACAAGCTGGTCGACAAGGGCATCGCGGAGACCGTCAAGCGCGCGAAGAAGATCGTCGAGCGCGAGAGCCCCGAGGTCTACGAGATCCTCGAGGAGATCATCAAGGACCACCCGGTCCTCCTCAACCGCGCGCCGACGCTGCACCGCCTGGGCATCCAGGCGTTCGAGCCGGTGCTGGTCGAGGGCAAGGCCATCCGCATCCACCCGCTCGTCTGCGCGGCGTTCAACGCCGACTTCGACGGCGACCAGATGGCCGTGCACGTGCCGCTCTCGTTCGAGGCGCAGACCGAGGCGCGCGTCCTCATGCTGTCCAGCAACAACGTGCTCAAGCCGTCGGACGGGCGTCCGGTGGCCGAGCCGTCGCAGGACATCGTGCTGGGCTGCTACTTCGCGACCAAGGCCCCGGCCGACTTCGACACGTACCTCAAGGACCCGGTGAAGGCGCGCGCGCTCAAGGCGTTCGGCACCGTCGGCGAGGTCGAGATGGCGATGGCGCTCGGCCGCCTGAAGTACGCGTCGGTCATCCGCTTCATGATGGACGACGAGGGCGGGCGTCGCTGGGAGCCCACGACGGCGGGGCGCGTGCTGTTCAACGCGATCATCCCGTCGGCGCTGCCGTTCCAGAACCGCGACATGAAGAAGAAGGCCCTCGGGGAGCTCGTGTTCCAGAGCTACCGTCGGGCCGGGCTCGCGGAGACGGTCCAGTTCCTCGACCGCCTGAAGGCGTTCGGCTTCGCGAACTCCACGCGCGGCGGCGTCTCGATCGGCATCGAGGACCTGCACATCCCGGCCGAGAAGGAGGTCCTGCTGCGCGAGGCCGAGGAGCGCGTCGAGCGCTTCCAGCGCGCGTACTCGACCGGCAACATCACGAACGGTGAGCGCTACAACAAGGTGATCGACACCTGGACGCACGCGAACACGGACATCGCGGACGCCATGGTGAAGTCGCTCCGGCAGGACAAGGGCGGCTTCAACCCGGTGTTCATGATGTTCGACTCCGGCGCCCGTGGTAGCCGCGACCAGATCCGCCAGCTCGCCGGGATGCGCGGCCTCATGGCCAAGCCCCAGAAGAAGCTGACGGGTGGCATCGGCGAGATCATCGAGAACCCGATCAAGTCGAACTTCCGCGAGGGCCTCTCGGTCCTCGAGTACTTCTCGTCGACGCACGGCGCCCGGAAGGGGCTGGCCGATACGGCACTGAAGACGGCCGACGCCGGCTACCTGACGCGCCGCCTCGTGGACGTCGCGCAGGACGTGACGATCACCGAGGAGGACTGCGGCACGATCATGGGCCTCGAGGTCGCCGCCCTGAAGGAGGGCGAGGACATCATCGAGGCGCTGAGCGAGCGCATCGTCGGCAACGTCGCCGCCGAGGAGGTCTACGATCCGCAGATGACCGACGAGAGCGGCCGTCCGCGCCTGCTGGCCGAGGCGGGGCAGCTGCTCGACGAGGACACGGCGCACGAGATCGAGGAGGCGGGGATCGAGACGATCCGCATCCGCTCGGTGCTGACGTGCGAGGCGAAGCGCGGGCTGTGCCGGATGTGCTACGGCCGCAACCTGGCGACGATGGCGATGGTGGACCTCGGCGAGGCGGTGGGCATCATCGCCGCCCAGTCGATCGGCGAGCCGGGCACGCAGCTGACGCTGCGCACCTTCCACATCGGTGGTACGGCCTCCCGTATCGCCGAGCAGACGGCGCGCAAGTCGAAGGTCGCGGGCACCATCGAGTTCGGCGACCGCCTCGTGTTCGTGAAGAACCCGGAGGGGCAGCGCATCGTGACGTCGTACGAGGGCGAGATCATCATCCGCACCTCGAACGACCCGAACGCCGCGGTGGGCGCGCGCCTGCAGGTGCCGCTCGGCGCGATCCTGATGGTCGAGGACAAGCAGCCGGTCACGCGCGACGAGGTGATCTTCAGCTGGGATCCGTACTCGAACCCGATCATCGCCGACGTGTCCGGGACCATCCGGTTCGTCGACCTGGTCGAGGACGAGACGGTGTCCGAGGAGCTCGACGAGCTCACGGGCCTGCGCCAGCGCGCGGTCATCGAGGACCGCGAGAAAAAGCTCCACCCGCACATCGAGATCTGGCAGGACGTGGGCGGGAAGGAGAAGCGCGTGCGCGACTTCGTCATCCCGGTGGGCGCCGTGCTCACCGTCGACGACGGGGAGCAGATCTCGGCCGGCACCATCATGGCCAAGATCAGCCGCGAGGCCTACAAGACGCGCGACATCACGGGCGGTCTGCCGCGCGTGGCCGAGCTCTTCGAGGCGCGCAAGCCGAAGGATCCGGCGACCATCTCCGAGATCGACGGCGTGGTGCGGTTCGGCGACATCAAGCGCGGCAAGCGCGAGATCTACGTGCACCCGATCGAGGCCAACGGCGCCACGATCGAGGGCGCGGAGGCGCACCTGTACGAGGTGGCGTCGGGCAAGCACCTGCGCGTGCACGAGGGCGACCGCGTGCGCGCCGGCGACCGTCTGTCCGAGGGGCCGGTGAACCCGCACGACATCCTGCGGATCAAGGGCCCGCGCGCCGTGCAGGAGTACCTCCTGAACGAGGTGCAGGAGGTCTACCGCCTGCAGGGCGTGAAGATCAACGACAAGCACATCGGCGTGATCGTGCGCCAGATGCTCCAGAAGATCCGCATCGTCGAGAGCGGGCAGACGGAGTTCCTGGAGGCGGAGCACGTCGACAAGGGCACGTTCCGCGAGGTCAACGAGCAGTCGAAGACGGAGGGGCTGGAGCCCGCGACGTCGGAGCCGCTGCTCCTCGGGATCACGAAGGCGTCGCTCACGACGCAGTCGTTCGTCTCGGCGGCCTCGTTCCAGGAGACCACGCGCGTGCTGACCGACGCGGCCATCCGCGGCGCGAAGGACGACCTGCTGGGCCTCAAGGAGAACATCATCATCGGCCACCTCATCCCGGCGGGCACGGGGATGTACCGGTACAACGACATCGACGTGGAGAGCGGGTCGCTGCCCGAGCTCCCGGCCGAAGTCGGGGCGCCCGCCGATGGGGCGGGGATGCTCGACGCCCTCGGGCTCCCGAGCTTCGCGGCCGAGAAGGACTGA
- a CDS encoding PEP-CTERM sorting domain-containing protein, with protein MKNMVRKIASALGVVAMSASMAGAQVGSIAATCGVATIADTDVCYSTQFSFDGVTFSNEVFKVFSNATASYELRFAGQPTTTVSGVPFSFIDYGTVTASGTSSASLNLSGQQVWMRIIQSSPTTGTGDVGGLFGGTISGTASQAFINWNNPDRFEVIGPVTYEVERFGQGFTSINAPSTGAQTIRGAVVNSVVPEPSTYMLLATGMGALGLVARRRRTNV; from the coding sequence ATGAAGAACATGGTGCGAAAGATCGCTTCGGCGCTGGGCGTCGTTGCGATGAGCGCGTCGATGGCCGGCGCGCAGGTTGGTAGCATCGCGGCCACCTGCGGCGTCGCCACGATCGCCGACACGGACGTGTGCTACAGCACGCAGTTCAGCTTCGACGGCGTCACGTTCAGCAACGAGGTGTTCAAGGTCTTCTCGAACGCGACGGCGTCGTACGAGCTGCGCTTCGCGGGTCAGCCGACGACGACCGTCTCGGGCGTGCCGTTCTCGTTCATCGACTACGGCACCGTGACGGCGAGCGGCACGAGCAGCGCCAGCCTGAATCTGTCGGGCCAGCAGGTCTGGATGCGCATCATCCAGTCGTCGCCGACCACGGGCACGGGCGACGTCGGTGGTCTGTTCGGCGGCACGATCAGCGGCACGGCGTCGCAGGCGTTCATCAACTGGAACAACCCGGACCGCTTCGAGGTCATCGGCCCGGTGACGTACGAGGTCGAGCGCTTCGGCCAGGGCTTCACGTCGATCAACGCGCCGTCGACCGGCGCGCAGACGATCCGCGGCGCGGTCGTCAACAGCGTCGTCCCGGAGCCGTCGACCTACATGCTGCTCGCCACGGGCATGGGCGCGCTGGGCCTCGTCGCCCGTCGCCGCCGCACCAACGTCTGA
- the rpsL gene encoding 30S ribosomal protein S12 — MPTINQLVRRARQGVVDKSKSPALKNNPFKRGVCTRVYTTTPKKPNSALRKVAKVRLTNGFEVIAYIPGEGHNLQEHSIVLVRGGRVKDLPGVRYHIVRGTLDASGVNGRNRSRSKYGTKKPKPGQAAAAGKGGKKK, encoded by the coding sequence ATGCCGACAATCAACCAGCTGGTCCGGCGCGCCCGTCAGGGCGTCGTCGACAAGTCCAAGTCGCCCGCGCTCAAGAACAACCCGTTCAAGCGTGGCGTCTGCACGCGCGTCTACACCACGACGCCCAAGAAGCCGAACTCCGCGCTCCGCAAGGTCGCCAAGGTCCGCCTCACGAACGGGTTCGAGGTCATCGCCTACATCCCCGGCGAGGGCCACAACCTGCAGGAGCACTCGATCGTGCTCGTGCGCGGCGGCCGTGTGAAGGATCTGCCGGGCGTGCGCTACCACATCGTGCGCGGCACCCTCGACGCCTCGGGCGTCAACGGCCGCAACCGCAGCCGCTCCAAGTACGGCACCAAGAAGCCGAAGCCGGGCCAGGCCGCCGCGGCCGGCAAGGGAGGGAAGAAGAAGTGA
- the wecB gene encoding non-hydrolyzing UDP-N-acetylglucosamine 2-epimerase — MPPRRVCLVLGTRPEVIKLAPVAAALRATGGELSPFVVTTGQHGEMVDQALRSFGLRPDVQLGVAHTAAGIGTLFDRVAEALGSCFHEVRPAAVLVQGDTTSAAAAAVSAYGSSLLLGHVEAGLRSGSLQEPFPEELNRRMIGCVADLHFAPTQRAAENLLREGVGAEDVLVTGNTVVDALRMMPARERFADPSLHDVDWAARRIVLVTAHRRENWRRLPDVCDALVQLAARFPDLELLVPVHRNPMVGRVVRARLGGVRGVRLLEPLEYGDLLEVLRRCHLVLSDSGGLQEEAPSFAKPILILRECTERPEVLTSGFGVLVGTDTRTIVDAASRLLTSDDAYAAMLGGRNPFGDGRASVRIAAALGRRLSTRVMPPTLSRRTPRSLRGITHP; from the coding sequence ATGCCCCCGCGCCGCGTCTGCCTGGTCCTCGGCACGCGCCCCGAGGTGATCAAGCTCGCGCCCGTCGCCGCCGCCCTCCGCGCGACGGGCGGGGAGCTGTCGCCGTTCGTCGTCACGACGGGCCAGCACGGGGAGATGGTGGACCAGGCGCTCCGCAGCTTTGGCCTCCGTCCCGACGTGCAGCTCGGCGTCGCGCACACCGCCGCCGGCATCGGCACCCTGTTCGACCGCGTCGCGGAGGCCCTCGGCTCCTGCTTCCACGAGGTGCGCCCCGCCGCCGTGCTCGTGCAGGGCGACACCACCTCCGCCGCCGCCGCCGCCGTCTCGGCCTACGGCTCGTCGCTCCTGCTCGGACACGTCGAGGCCGGACTCCGCTCGGGATCGCTGCAGGAGCCGTTTCCCGAGGAGCTGAACCGGCGCATGATCGGCTGCGTCGCCGACCTGCACTTCGCGCCCACCCAGCGCGCGGCTGAGAACCTGCTGCGCGAAGGGGTGGGCGCCGAGGACGTCCTCGTGACCGGCAACACCGTGGTCGACGCGCTGCGCATGATGCCGGCCCGCGAGCGCTTCGCCGATCCGTCGCTCCACGACGTGGACTGGGCCGCACGCCGCATCGTCCTCGTGACCGCCCACCGCCGCGAGAACTGGCGACGCCTCCCCGACGTATGCGACGCGCTGGTGCAGCTGGCCGCGCGCTTCCCCGATCTCGAGCTGCTCGTCCCGGTGCACCGCAATCCGATGGTCGGCCGCGTGGTGCGCGCGCGCCTCGGCGGGGTGCGCGGCGTGCGCCTGCTGGAGCCGCTGGAGTACGGCGACCTGCTGGAGGTGCTGCGCCGGTGTCATCTGGTGCTCTCCGACTCGGGCGGCCTGCAGGAGGAGGCACCGAGCTTCGCGAAGCCGATCCTGATCCTCCGGGAGTGCACCGAGCGCCCCGAGGTGCTCACGTCGGGCTTCGGCGTGCTGGTCGGCACCGACACGCGCACCATCGTCGACGCCGCGTCGCGTCTCCTGACCTCCGACGACGCGTACGCCGCGATGCTGGGCGGCCGCAACCCGTTCGGCGACGGCCGCGCGAGCGTGCGCATCGCCGCGGCGCTCGGCCGCCGGCTGTCGACGCGCGTCATGCCGCCGACGCTGTCGCGTCGCACGCCGCGCTCGCTGCGCGGCATCACGCACCCGTGA